A stretch of the Diorhabda sublineata isolate icDioSubl1.1 chromosome 11, icDioSubl1.1, whole genome shotgun sequence genome encodes the following:
- the LOC130450183 gene encoding polycomb protein Asx isoform X4 → MEIDVTPDGISEYNTGNSSQSEDENAEISSANQQNVSNNNDTSADRTRASTSRRKTIKHALRQQAKRRRKNTTIASGNTNSVPRIIVKPLPPQAVEEPTVTIVPTTRTPTMKEVLASIPGFTKKPRKRSNKKLSQAAQLEQTKEGCIDLETPDSILVNTNLRHLLNKATFAALPTLYQNKLVQLLPSVDRNIVNNDPNSVDMSNSGLNNEFFARACLEWQDRLAEGEFTPENQQKLKLEADKERNKVDPWKLKHFEPIWGDRSFAADSLVTTSVNSTTHSTPRPPIKTTIKLRPSTTNMTKQSKNSAAPPVKRLRTVGAMTRSCTSMKFSDLNPVESKSPIPDLLPIKQLKQVHKEENRLKSENTFKVDVDTSTVSHNLVELQEKCIVNISDTILENNQETIIICSSKPEKRRRSPSTDSEGRSPKTADHLDPIGPSENEKDVLEESHDQLADDGSDDEKASETMSENLEEDRYNYDKDSRHIDENSSSSSSIVTHNIEEISSNETIETVDSLQLHIDYKEEDHNQTDETSSTTSTTEHEDQEEQEDPLAPTPDLSDVAPMDTDPLQITEDDSECHIVTDNLKITHIEDKEPYGLVVEQIDSQDITLIQTLEDNDVKSEVDINKDHPVESPEPVENLDLIESIGQQPEIPETFQPLPNTLILQEEKPPCSEPAENDNNVVETGDALVEPNESIVDFAEKLGASVEECDLVMAQLSETNFQTVRTDEEDRFIDAENYVLESGQLTVVQTDKGVKEESSAVDIQATLFGETTVPAPDKCCWAMVDNRTEKLMQVPPLHNMEAATVAAQTPPEKSFTEKQIDEHVQVIPMQEELEVKLEQGRFPVVVNDWRYDVNMDSDMVEAALGTAGEENNEKETPKQSANYQEYSGNQVKLELEVTLTPEIVNTQAVTKVENTTSTTSPSNVTSPVTKVPLTTVIPPNVMPPTVIPPTTIVCLPSVVTTAPIVNNNPNGTIINEATQCAAVPRPGPVQSSSSVPYLALSTSQPVRAVSTHTKVKPKNSQGAGNRNRSNSKPPPGAVNLERSYQICQAVIQNSPNRDQLRCQLKPPPSLLAAAQANNMKKNENNRQSFNRQPQQFAPIRGATINKTFTPPLPAPSNNNYQMVQGSNGIRGVTQRMRTIPFQQQRSTAPAPVVVRHVFTAGQGIPVTMAVLPQAPAISPEVMETQTPVGTLGQYILVQRTGIHDPLNTPRSSSAPPSQQQQQINNTVNAGGIPHIVSVGAGRGRPASVEVEHPSAAIQSQPSNDFIVQCPNPGIQAVTRRQRLPPGVVYGDVSVESPIQNYTIIGGDGNVMVDHPGAAMQSQLVLQQQQKQQPIPAPSSIQKSASAPVAVVTSDSSCSCSLKAMVMCKKCGAFCHDDCIGPNKLCRTCFIR, encoded by the exons ATGGAAATAGACGTTACACCAGATGGTATTTCAGAATATAATACAGGTAACTCGAGTCAAAGCGAAGACGAAAATGCCGAAATTTCAAGTGCCAATCAACAAAATGTAAGCAATAACAACGACACTTCCGCAGATCGTACCAGAGCTAGTACTAGTAGAAGGAAAACAATTAAACATGCACTTCGACAACAAGCTAAGCGTAGAAGGAAAAATACAACTATAGCTTCTGGAAATACAAATTCTGTACCCCGAATAATAG tTAAACCTCTACCTCCACAAGCAGTTGAAGAACCAACTGTAACCATAGTGCCTACGACAAGAACGCCAACGATGAAAGAAGTACTAGCCTCAATCCCTGGATTCACAAAGAAACCCAGAAAACGatctaacaaaaaattatcacaagCTGCTCAACTTGAACAAACCAAAGAAGGTTGCATTGACTTGGAGACGCCTGATTCGATATTAGTCAATACAAATTTGCGCCATTTGCTTAACAAAGCAACATTTGCAGCTCTACCTACtctatatcaaaacaaattggtTCAATTATTACCCAGTGTTGATAGAAACATTGTAAATAATGATCCAAATAGTGTAGATATGAGTAATTCAGgattaaataatgaattttttgctAGAGCCTGCCTTGAATGGCAAGATAGATTAGCTGAAGGTGAATTCACGccagaaaatcaacaaaaacttaAACTAGAAGCCgataaagaaagaaataagGTTGATCCTTGGAAACTGaaacattttgaaccaatttggGGAGATAGATCTTTTGCAGCTGATTCTCTTGTAACCACTAGTGTAAATAGTACCACACATAGTACACCACGTCCACCTATCAAGACAACAATAAAACTAAGGCCTTCTACTACTAATATGACCAAACAAAGTAAAAATTCCGCAGCTCCTCCTGTTAAAAGATTGAGAACAGTTGGTGCAATGACTCGCTCATGTACCAGTATGAAATTTTCAGATTTAAACCCTGTAGAAAGCAAATCTCCAATTCCTGACTTGTTGCctataaaacaattaaaacaagtACATAAGGAAGAAAATCGACTAAAGTCTGAAAATACATTTAAAGTAGATGTCGACACATCAACAGTTAGTCATAATCTTGTAGAGCTCCAAGAAAAATGTATTGTTAATATAAGTGAtactattttagaaaataatcaagAGACAATCATTATATGTTCTTCAAAGCCTGAGAAAAGACGCAGGTCGCCTAGTACTGACTCAGAAGGAAGATCTCCAAAAA CTGCAGACCATCTAGATCCCATAGGACCcagtgaaaatgaaaaagatgtGTTAGAAGAAAGCCATGATCAGTTAGCAGATGATGGTAGCGATGATGAAAAAGCCAGTGAAACAATGTCTGAAAATTTGGAAGAAGATAGGTACAACTATGACAAAGATAGTAGACATATTGATGAAAATAGCAGCAGTTCCAGTAGTATTGTCACTCATAATATAGAGGAAATTTCTAGTAATGAGACGATAGAGACTGTGGATTCTCTGCAACTCCATATTGATTACAAGGAGGAAGATCATAATCAAACTGATGAAACATCTTCAACTACTTCTACAACTGAACATGAAGATCAAGAAGAACAGGAGGATCCTCTGGCACCCACACCGGACTTATCAGATGTTGCACCAATGGATACTGACCCTTTACAAATTACTGAAGATGATAGTGAATGTCATATAG TTAcagataatttaaaaatcacTCACATTGAAGATAAAGAACCATATGGTCTCGTAGTAGAACAAATCGATTCACAAGATATCACCCTAATACAAACTTTAGAAGACAACGATGTCAAATCCGAAGTAGATATTAACAAAGATCATCCTGTAGAGTCTCCAGAACCAGTTGAAAACTTGGATCTTATAGAATCTATAGGTCAACAACCTGAAATACCTGAAACCTTTCAGCCTTTACCGAATACATTAATCCTACAAGAAGAAAAACCGCCTTGTTCGGAACCTgctgaaaatgataataatgtaGTGGAAACAGGTGACGCTTTAGTCGAACCTAATGAAAGTATTGTGGATTTTGCGGAAAAGTTAGGAGCTAGTGTTGAGGAATGTGATTTAGTAATGGCTCAATTATCAGAAACTAACTTTCAAACTGTGAGGACTGATGAAGAAGACAG ATTTATTGATGCGGAAAATTATGTTCTGGAATCGGGGCAGCTAACTGTTGTTCAAACAGATAAAGGAGTAAAAGAAGAAAGCAGTGCGGTGGATATACAAGCCACTCTCTTTGGAGAAACCACCGTACcag CGCCAGACAAGTGTTGTTGGGCTATGGTGGATAACAGGACAGAAAAGTTAATGCAAGTACCGCCTTTACATAATATGGAAGCGGCAACCGTTGCTGCTCAAACGCCGCCAGAAAAAAGTTTTACTGAAAAACAAATAGACGAACACGTTCAGGTGATTCCCATGCAGGAAGAATTGGAAGTTAAGTTAGAACAGGGGAGATTTCCTGTAGTTGTAAACGATTGGAG ATATGATGTCAACATGGATTCGGATATGGTAGAAGCTGCACTTGGGACTGCTGGTGAGgagaataatgaaaaagaaactcCAAAACAGTCTGCTAATTATCAAGAATATAGTGGGAATCAAGTAAAACTTGAATTGGAAGTCACGTTAACACCAGAAATAGTTAATACTCAAGCAGTCACTAAAGTAGAGAATACTACTAGTACTACATCACCTTCGAATGTAACTTCACCTGTAACCAAA GTACCCCTAACGACAGTAATTCCCCCGAACGTTATGCCCCCAACAGTTATTCCCCCTACTACGATAGTATGTCTACCTTCCGTCGTGACAACGGCTCCTATAGTCAACAACAATCCAAACGGTACAATTATAAACGAAGCTACACAATGCGCCGCCGTTCCACGTCCAGGACCGGTGCAAAGCTCCAGTTCTGTTCCTTATTTAGCACTGAGCACAAGTCAACCTGTCAGAGCGGTATCTACTCACACTAAAGTCAAACCAAAGAATTCTCAAGGAGCAGGAAATAGAAATAG GAGTAACAGTAAACCGCCTCCAGGTGCGGTAAATTTGGAAAGAAGTTATCAGATATGTCAGGCTGTGATTCAGAATAGTCCAAATAGAGACCAGTTGAGATGTCAGTTGAAACCTCCTCCGAGTCTGTTGGCCGCCGCGCAGGCCAACAACAtgaaaaagaatgaaaacaaCAG GCAATCTTTCAACAGGCAACCGCAGCAGTTTGCGCCTATACGAGGCGCAACTATCAACAAAACATTCACGCCTCCATTACCCGCACCCAGCAACAATAACTATCAGATGGTTCAAGGTAGTAATGGTATCAGAGGTGTAACTCAGAGAATGAGGACGATTCCATTCCAACAGCAACGATCAACTGCACCGGCACCTGTGGTTGTTAGACATGTTTTTACGGCAGGTCAAGGAATTCCGGTTACCATGGCAGTACTTCCACAGGCTCCAGCTATTAGTCCAGAg GTGATGGAAACTCAAACACCAGTTGGAACTTTAGGTCAATACATTCTCGTTCAACGAACCGGCATACACGATCCTCTAAACACACCGCGTTCATCAAGCGCCCCGCCCTCTCAGCAACAGCAGCAGATCAACAACACAGTAAATGCAGGTGGAATTCCTCATATTGTTTCAGTTGGGGCGGGGCGTGGTAGACCAGCTAGTGTGGAAGTAGAACATCCTTCTGCTGCTATACAATCTCAACCATCTAACGATTTTATTGTACAGTGTCCGAATCCGGGAATACAGGCAGTTACGAGGCGGCAAAGGTTACCTCCAG GTGTCGTTTATGGTGATGTAAGCGTGGAATCTCCTATACAAAACTATACGATAATTGGAGGTGATGGTAACGTGATGGTCGATCACCCCGGCGCGGCGATGCAGAGTCAACTAGTCCTTCAGCAGCAGCAAAAACAACAACCGATACCCGCTCCTTCTTCTATACAAAAATCAGCTTCGGCTCCGGTAGCGGTCGTCACGAGCGATTCTTCTTGTTCGTGTAGTCTTAAAGCGATGGTGATGTGTAAAAAATGCGGCGCTTTTTGTCACGACGATTGCATAGGACCCAATAAATTGTGTCGAACTTGCTTTATACGGTAG
- the LOC130450183 gene encoding putative Polycomb group protein ASXL3 isoform X2, which produces MEIDVTPDGISEYNTGNSSQSEDENAEISSANQQNVSNNNDTSADRTRASTSRRKTIKHALRQQAKRRRKNTTIASGNTNSVPRIIVKPLPPQAVEEPTVTIVPTTRTPTMKEVLASIPGFTKKPRKRSNKKLSQAAQLEQTKEGCIDLETPDSILVNTNLRHLLNKATFAALPTLYQNKLVQLLPSVDRNIVNNDPNSVDMSNSGLNNEFFARACLEWQDRLAEGEFTPENQQKLKLEADKERNKVDPWKLKHFEPIWGDRSFAADSLVTTSVNSTTHSTPRPPIKTTIKLRPSTTNMTKQSKNSAAPPVKRLRTVGAMTRSCTSMKFSDLNPVESKSPIPDLLPIKQLKQVHKEENRLKSENTFKVDVDTSTVSHNLVELQEKCIVNISDTILENNQETIIICSSKPEKRRRSPSTDSEGRSPKTFTVYLAADHLDPIGPSENEKDVLEESHDQLADDGSDDEKASETMSENLEEDRYNYDKDSRHIDENSSSSSSIVTHNIEEISSNETIETVDSLQLHIDYKEEDHNQTDETSSTTSTTEHEDQEEQEDPLAPTPDLSDVAPMDTDPLQITEDDSECHIDNLKITHIEDKEPYGLVVEQIDSQDITLIQTLEDNDVKSEVDINKDHPVESPEPVENLDLIESIGQQPEIPETFQPLPNTLILQEEKPPCSEPAENDNNVVETGDALVEPNESIVDFAEKLGASVEECDLVMAQLSETNFQTVRTDEEDRFIDAENYVLESGQLTVVQTDKGVKEESSAVDIQATLFGETTVPAPDKCCWAMVDNRTEKLMQVPPLHNMEAATVAAQTPPEKSFTEKQIDEHVQVIPMQEELEVKLEQGRFPVVVNDWRYDVNMDSDMVEAALGTAGEENNEKETPKQSANYQEYSGNQVKLELEVTLTPEIVNTQAVTKVENTTSTTSPSNVTSPVTKVPLTTVIPPNVMPPTVIPPTTIVCLPSVVTTAPIVNNNPNGTIINEATQCAAVPRPGPVQSSSSVPYLALSTSQPVRAVSTHTKVKPKNSQGAGNRNRSNSKPPPGAVNLERSYQICQAVIQNSPNRDQLRCQLKPPPSLLAAAQANNMKKNENNRQSFNRQPQQFAPIRGATINKTFTPPLPAPSNNNYQMVQGSNGIRGVTQRMRTIPFQQQRSTAPAPVVVRHVFTAGQGIPVTMAVLPQAPAISPEVMETQTPVGTLGQYILVQRTGIHDPLNTPRSSSAPPSQQQQQINNTVNAGGIPHIVSVGAGRGRPASVEVEHPSAAIQSQPSNDFIVQCPNPGIQAVTRRQRLPPGVVYGDVSVESPIQNYTIIGGDGNVMVDHPGAAMQSQLVLQQQQKQQPIPAPSSIQKSASAPVAVVTSDSSCSCSLKAMVMCKKCGAFCHDDCIGPNKLCRTCFIR; this is translated from the exons ATGGAAATAGACGTTACACCAGATGGTATTTCAGAATATAATACAGGTAACTCGAGTCAAAGCGAAGACGAAAATGCCGAAATTTCAAGTGCCAATCAACAAAATGTAAGCAATAACAACGACACTTCCGCAGATCGTACCAGAGCTAGTACTAGTAGAAGGAAAACAATTAAACATGCACTTCGACAACAAGCTAAGCGTAGAAGGAAAAATACAACTATAGCTTCTGGAAATACAAATTCTGTACCCCGAATAATAG tTAAACCTCTACCTCCACAAGCAGTTGAAGAACCAACTGTAACCATAGTGCCTACGACAAGAACGCCAACGATGAAAGAAGTACTAGCCTCAATCCCTGGATTCACAAAGAAACCCAGAAAACGatctaacaaaaaattatcacaagCTGCTCAACTTGAACAAACCAAAGAAGGTTGCATTGACTTGGAGACGCCTGATTCGATATTAGTCAATACAAATTTGCGCCATTTGCTTAACAAAGCAACATTTGCAGCTCTACCTACtctatatcaaaacaaattggtTCAATTATTACCCAGTGTTGATAGAAACATTGTAAATAATGATCCAAATAGTGTAGATATGAGTAATTCAGgattaaataatgaattttttgctAGAGCCTGCCTTGAATGGCAAGATAGATTAGCTGAAGGTGAATTCACGccagaaaatcaacaaaaacttaAACTAGAAGCCgataaagaaagaaataagGTTGATCCTTGGAAACTGaaacattttgaaccaatttggGGAGATAGATCTTTTGCAGCTGATTCTCTTGTAACCACTAGTGTAAATAGTACCACACATAGTACACCACGTCCACCTATCAAGACAACAATAAAACTAAGGCCTTCTACTACTAATATGACCAAACAAAGTAAAAATTCCGCAGCTCCTCCTGTTAAAAGATTGAGAACAGTTGGTGCAATGACTCGCTCATGTACCAGTATGAAATTTTCAGATTTAAACCCTGTAGAAAGCAAATCTCCAATTCCTGACTTGTTGCctataaaacaattaaaacaagtACATAAGGAAGAAAATCGACTAAAGTCTGAAAATACATTTAAAGTAGATGTCGACACATCAACAGTTAGTCATAATCTTGTAGAGCTCCAAGAAAAATGTATTGTTAATATAAGTGAtactattttagaaaataatcaagAGACAATCATTATATGTTCTTCAAAGCCTGAGAAAAGACGCAGGTCGCCTAGTACTGACTCAGAAGGAAGATCTCCAAAAA cATTTACTGTTTATCTAGCTGCAGACCATCTAGATCCCATAGGACCcagtgaaaatgaaaaagatgtGTTAGAAGAAAGCCATGATCAGTTAGCAGATGATGGTAGCGATGATGAAAAAGCCAGTGAAACAATGTCTGAAAATTTGGAAGAAGATAGGTACAACTATGACAAAGATAGTAGACATATTGATGAAAATAGCAGCAGTTCCAGTAGTATTGTCACTCATAATATAGAGGAAATTTCTAGTAATGAGACGATAGAGACTGTGGATTCTCTGCAACTCCATATTGATTACAAGGAGGAAGATCATAATCAAACTGATGAAACATCTTCAACTACTTCTACAACTGAACATGAAGATCAAGAAGAACAGGAGGATCCTCTGGCACCCACACCGGACTTATCAGATGTTGCACCAATGGATACTGACCCTTTACAAATTACTGAAGATGATAGTGAATGTCATATAG ataatttaaaaatcacTCACATTGAAGATAAAGAACCATATGGTCTCGTAGTAGAACAAATCGATTCACAAGATATCACCCTAATACAAACTTTAGAAGACAACGATGTCAAATCCGAAGTAGATATTAACAAAGATCATCCTGTAGAGTCTCCAGAACCAGTTGAAAACTTGGATCTTATAGAATCTATAGGTCAACAACCTGAAATACCTGAAACCTTTCAGCCTTTACCGAATACATTAATCCTACAAGAAGAAAAACCGCCTTGTTCGGAACCTgctgaaaatgataataatgtaGTGGAAACAGGTGACGCTTTAGTCGAACCTAATGAAAGTATTGTGGATTTTGCGGAAAAGTTAGGAGCTAGTGTTGAGGAATGTGATTTAGTAATGGCTCAATTATCAGAAACTAACTTTCAAACTGTGAGGACTGATGAAGAAGACAG ATTTATTGATGCGGAAAATTATGTTCTGGAATCGGGGCAGCTAACTGTTGTTCAAACAGATAAAGGAGTAAAAGAAGAAAGCAGTGCGGTGGATATACAAGCCACTCTCTTTGGAGAAACCACCGTACcag CGCCAGACAAGTGTTGTTGGGCTATGGTGGATAACAGGACAGAAAAGTTAATGCAAGTACCGCCTTTACATAATATGGAAGCGGCAACCGTTGCTGCTCAAACGCCGCCAGAAAAAAGTTTTACTGAAAAACAAATAGACGAACACGTTCAGGTGATTCCCATGCAGGAAGAATTGGAAGTTAAGTTAGAACAGGGGAGATTTCCTGTAGTTGTAAACGATTGGAG ATATGATGTCAACATGGATTCGGATATGGTAGAAGCTGCACTTGGGACTGCTGGTGAGgagaataatgaaaaagaaactcCAAAACAGTCTGCTAATTATCAAGAATATAGTGGGAATCAAGTAAAACTTGAATTGGAAGTCACGTTAACACCAGAAATAGTTAATACTCAAGCAGTCACTAAAGTAGAGAATACTACTAGTACTACATCACCTTCGAATGTAACTTCACCTGTAACCAAA GTACCCCTAACGACAGTAATTCCCCCGAACGTTATGCCCCCAACAGTTATTCCCCCTACTACGATAGTATGTCTACCTTCCGTCGTGACAACGGCTCCTATAGTCAACAACAATCCAAACGGTACAATTATAAACGAAGCTACACAATGCGCCGCCGTTCCACGTCCAGGACCGGTGCAAAGCTCCAGTTCTGTTCCTTATTTAGCACTGAGCACAAGTCAACCTGTCAGAGCGGTATCTACTCACACTAAAGTCAAACCAAAGAATTCTCAAGGAGCAGGAAATAGAAATAG GAGTAACAGTAAACCGCCTCCAGGTGCGGTAAATTTGGAAAGAAGTTATCAGATATGTCAGGCTGTGATTCAGAATAGTCCAAATAGAGACCAGTTGAGATGTCAGTTGAAACCTCCTCCGAGTCTGTTGGCCGCCGCGCAGGCCAACAACAtgaaaaagaatgaaaacaaCAG GCAATCTTTCAACAGGCAACCGCAGCAGTTTGCGCCTATACGAGGCGCAACTATCAACAAAACATTCACGCCTCCATTACCCGCACCCAGCAACAATAACTATCAGATGGTTCAAGGTAGTAATGGTATCAGAGGTGTAACTCAGAGAATGAGGACGATTCCATTCCAACAGCAACGATCAACTGCACCGGCACCTGTGGTTGTTAGACATGTTTTTACGGCAGGTCAAGGAATTCCGGTTACCATGGCAGTACTTCCACAGGCTCCAGCTATTAGTCCAGAg GTGATGGAAACTCAAACACCAGTTGGAACTTTAGGTCAATACATTCTCGTTCAACGAACCGGCATACACGATCCTCTAAACACACCGCGTTCATCAAGCGCCCCGCCCTCTCAGCAACAGCAGCAGATCAACAACACAGTAAATGCAGGTGGAATTCCTCATATTGTTTCAGTTGGGGCGGGGCGTGGTAGACCAGCTAGTGTGGAAGTAGAACATCCTTCTGCTGCTATACAATCTCAACCATCTAACGATTTTATTGTACAGTGTCCGAATCCGGGAATACAGGCAGTTACGAGGCGGCAAAGGTTACCTCCAG GTGTCGTTTATGGTGATGTAAGCGTGGAATCTCCTATACAAAACTATACGATAATTGGAGGTGATGGTAACGTGATGGTCGATCACCCCGGCGCGGCGATGCAGAGTCAACTAGTCCTTCAGCAGCAGCAAAAACAACAACCGATACCCGCTCCTTCTTCTATACAAAAATCAGCTTCGGCTCCGGTAGCGGTCGTCACGAGCGATTCTTCTTGTTCGTGTAGTCTTAAAGCGATGGTGATGTGTAAAAAATGCGGCGCTTTTTGTCACGACGATTGCATAGGACCCAATAAATTGTGTCGAACTTGCTTTATACGGTAG